In the genome of Anabaena cylindrica PCC 7122, the window ATTATTGAAGTTCTTTCTCCTTCTACTGAAGGTTATGATAGAGGGGATAAATTCAGAAAATATCGCTCTCTTTCTAGCTTTTGTGAATATGTGCTTGTTAGTCAAACTGAACCTTATATTGAGCATTATTATAAACAGGAAGAGCAAAATAATAATCTTTGGCAATTGCAAGTTTATGATCAGATTGAAAAGTCAGTTTTTCTGCATAGTTTAAATGTAGAACTTTCTATGAATGAAATTTATCGCCGGATTAAATTTTAAGACAATCTTATTACAATTGCTCGTTTGTATAATAAATATCGGTATAATAGCTAAACATAGATGTTATATAGAAAAATTTTGCATAAATAATATTCTTAACCATGCTACAACGATTAATCATCAACGGTTTCAAGTCCATTAAAACAATGGATATTGAATTGCGTCCTTTAAACATCTTGATTGGAGCTAACGGAGCAGGTAAAAGTAATCTTATTTCGTTTTTTAAGATGTTAAATGAGATGATGGCCGGAAGATTGCAACAATATATTGGCATATCCGGTTACGCTCAATCTCTGTTACATTTTGGACCCAAGATAACACCGCAAATAGAAGCACAATTAGAATTTGAGTTTCTTGATGGAAACTATACATATAATCTGCGTTTGTTTCATGCAGCAGGGGATACGCTGATTTTTGCCGAAGAGACATTGACCTTAGAAGATATAATTAGTTGGAAAAACGAGGCATTGTTTCCAACAGAGGACTCATTAGGTGCAGGACATCAGGAGACAAAAATCAACGAAGCATCGGAGAGAGGTATGCAAACGTCTCAGGTGATAAAATTTTTGCTTAACCGATGCCGTGTGTACCATTTTCATGATACATCTTCTACAGCAGCAGTTCGTCAATCCTGTTATGTTGGCGATAATCATTCGCTCATGCCTGATGCTGGAAATCTAGCCGCATTACTTCTTAGATTCCGCGCAGATCATAATATAGCCTATCAGCGTATTGTCAAAACAATTCGTTTGATTGCTCCATTTTTTGATGATTTTGATCTTGAACCAAGAGCGAATAACGTTATTCTCAACTGGCGGGAAAAAGGGTCAGATCAAGTTTTTGGTTCACACCAATTTTCGGACGGTACGTTGCGTGCTATATGCCTTGCCACGTTGCTTTTACAGCCGGACAAAGAACTTCCAAAACTAATTATTGTTGATGAACCGGAACTGGGTTTACATCCTTATGCTTTGAATATTGTAGCCGCAATGTTTGGCAAAGCTTCCTATCATACACAAATTCTCATCAGCACTCAATCTACTTCTTTTTTAGATAACTTTAATCCTGAAGATGTAATTGTGGTAGATAGAGTGGGTAAGGAGTCGCAATTTAAGCGATTAAATCCTGAAGAATTAGAAACTTGGTTAGAAGAATATAGTTTGGGAGAAATTTGGGAGAAAAATATCATTAGTGGAGGTCCACACTAATGATACGCCTCTATTTATTTGCTGAAGGACAAACTGAGCAGACATTTGCTGATAATATACTAAAACAACACCTTGCTCAATACGATATTTTTCTAGACAAGATTATACTGATAGCTCATGCAAGAAAAAAAGGTAAGGCTCATCGTGGTGGTGGTCGAAAATACGAGCCAATGAAGGACGACATTTTGCGTTTTCTCAAACAAGAGAAAGGCTCTAATGTGTTCTTTACAACGATGATTGATTTATATGCAATCGCTCCTGAATTTCCAGGATTAAATGAGTCTGAAAAATTTCGCCAAAATCCCGCACAACGGTTAGATTTTTTAGAAAAAAGCTTCATTGAGGACATCGGTGATCGGCGATTTATACCCTACATTCAATTGCACGAATACGAGGCTTACCTGTTTTCTAATCCAACTTGTTTTGAGTTTCTTTATGATAACTGCTCAGATCAGGTTGCGATTCTCAAGGCCATTGCAGAACAATATGAGACACCTGAGTTAATTAATGACGGGATGGAAACAGCCCCTAGTAAACGTATTATTGACCAGTTTCCTGCTTATGAAAAAGCAAAGGTCGCTGATGGTTCACAATTAGCTGAATTGATTGGACTGGAAACAATTAGGAGTAAGTGTCCTCACTTTAATTCATGGCTATCACGACTCGAATCATTAAACGAAGAAGTCAGAATAGTTAATTGATTAAAATTATTGTTTTAATATTCCTATAACCAATCACCAATCACCAATGATTAATCACCAGTCACCAATTACCAATCATCAATTACCAATCACCAATTACCAATCACCAATTATAGATGTATCCATAGTTGTACCGATTAAAGATGAGGTCGAAAGTTTACCTTTGTTGCTAGAGGCGATCGCATCAACTCTGGAGAAAAGTGAGGTGAGTTATGAAATCATCTGCGTGGATGATGGTTCCACTGATGGTTCGGCGGAATTTCTCAAAGAACAAGCCCAATTACGCCCGGATTTAAAAGCGGTGATTTTGCGGCGTAACTACGGACAAACTGCGGCTATGGCGGCGGGGTTTAATTATGCCACAGGGAAAGCGATTGTCACTTTAGATGCTGATTTGCAAAATGACCCGGCTGATATACCAATGTTATTGGCCAAATTGGATGAAGGTTATGATTTGGTGAGTGGTTGGCGAAAAAATCGCCAAGATGGGGCGGTAAATCGGTTGCTGCCTTCTAAAATTGCTAATTGGTTAATTCGTCGTAGTACTAGCGTGTATATTCACGACTATGGTTGTTCTCTGAAAGCCTATCGTAGCGAATTAGTTGCAGATATGAACCTTTATGGGGAACTACATCGATTTTTACCTGCTTTGGCTTACATTGAAGGGGCGAGAATCACAGAATTGCCTGTGCGTCATCATGCACGGCGCTTTGGTCAAAGTAAGTATGGGATTTCCCGGACTTTTCGGGTGTTGATGGATTTGTTGACTATTTTGTTTATGAAAAAATTCCTCACCAGACCAATGCACGTTTTTGGGCTGTTGGGCTTAATTTCCATAGTTTCTGGGGTAGGAATCGGCATTTACCTGACTTTTGTTAAATTGGTTTTCCATACGGATATCGGTAATCGTCCTTTGCTAATTTTGGCAGTTTTATTGTTAGTAGCTGGAGTGCAGTTATTTTGCTTCGGTCTTTTGGCAGAGTTATTAATGCGTACTTATCATGAATCTCAAGGAAGACCGATATATCGAGTGCGGGAAGTAGTGGCAAAAAATGTTAAGTAACGTAACAATAGAAAGACAAATTACTCAGCATTAAATTGCATTTGCCGTGAAAGCTTTTGATACTTTTGACCCTGATCTGCGGCGAAACCTGCTGATATTATTTGCAGCGGGTTTATTTTTCTGGTCAAGTCTAGCTTCGTTGTTGCCGACTTTACCTTTGTATATTGAGTCTATTGGGGCTACAAAGCAAGAAATTGGGATTGTGATGGGTAGCTTTGCGATTGGAATGTTGGTATTTCGTCCCCAAGTGGGAGTACTAGCAGATCGTCGGGGAAGAAAGATTGTATTGCTGATTGGGATGTCAGTGGCTGCGATCGCACCTTTGGGCTATTTAGTAGTAAAATCACTTCTGCCCTTAATGCTCATTCGTGCCTTTCATGGTATCAGTATTGCCGCCTTTGCCACAGGTTACATTGCCTTAGTGGGAGACTTAGCACCAGAACACCGTCGTGGTGAAGTCATCGGTTATATGAGTTTGGTTAATCCCATCGGTGTGGCACTTGGCCCCGCTTTGGGTGGATATTTACAAGCAACAGCAGGTTATACACCATTATTTATTTCCTCTGCTGTTTTAGGATTTTTGGGTTTACTTTGTATCTTACCTATTGTTAATCCACCTATTTTTGAACAACCTCCAAAAACTGATGATGATCGATTTTGGCAATTGCTAATTAGCCCCCGTGTGCGTGTACCTGCGATCGTACTCTTACTCATTGGTTTGGCCTTAGGTTCTGTACATACATTTATAGCGTTGTACATCAAATCAACAGGAGTAGATTTAAATGCTGGATTATTTTTTACAGCCGCTGCTATATCCAGTTTTACTATTAGATTAGTTGCCGGTCGGGCTTCTGATAAATATGGACGTGGTTTATTTGTAACTTTTAGCTTGGTTGCATATACTCTGGCAATGATCTTTATTTGGCAAGCCAACAGTGCCTTAACTTTTTTATTAGGAGCATTTATTGAAGGTGCTGCTTCTGGTACTGCTATTCCCATGATTTCTGCCATGATGACAGATAGAGCCTTACCCCATGAACGGGGGCGGATATTTGGCGTATCTTTAATGGGATTTGATGTTGGTCTAGTTATAGCCGGCCCAGTTGTGGGTTTTGTTGCTGAACAAATCGGCTATCGCAGTACGTTTGGTTTTGCTACTGGTTTAACTGTCCTTGCCATCTTGATTTTCATCACCCAGTCCAGTCGTAACTTACCAAACTCTCTGCGCTTTGCCCTTGGTCAAGGTGAAGATTTTTATGCCTTGAAAAAATAAATTGCACAAACTCCATGATGAAATTCTGTGCAATTATTTTTATTTAACGGGCGAGGAGGGATTCGAACCCCCGACACCGTGGTCCGTAGCCACGTGCTCTAGTCCACTGAGCTACACGCCCTTGCCAACGAATCTAATAATAACATGAACTTTGCCAATCATGCAAGATAATTTTTTAAATTCTTCTCAACTCACCCATCTCAACCCCCAGGGAGAAGCTCAAATGGTTGATGTATCGGGAAAAATCGCCACCGTGAGAGAAGCTGTCGCTAGGGGTCAGGTGCGAATGCTGCCAGCCACGTTTGCAGCCATTGAAGCAGGAAACACTCCCAAAGGTGATGTTTTGGCAACTGCTAAGTTAGCAGGGATTATGGCTGCTAAACAGACATCAAATTTAATTCCCCTTTGTCACCCCTTACCTTTGCAAAAAATTACTGTTGAAGTCACACCAGATATTGAACTACCTGGTTATCAAATTTATGCCACAGTCAAAACTAAAGCTGAGACTGGTGTAGAAATGGAAGCTTTAACTGCCGTTTCTATTGCGGCACTGACTTTGTACGATATGGCAAAAGCGTTAGAAAAGTCGATTCAAATTGAATCAATTAGTTTGGTCAGTAAGACTGGTGGAAAATCAGGAGATTATACTAATTTAGAATTTTAGATTTTAGTTTGGGTAATTGGTGATTAGAAAATCAATTACCCATTACCTAACTTACTGAATTTCACCTATAGCTTTGTTCAGGTCTGTTGGACTTTCATACTCCTCCTCTTCTGGCAATTGTTCCAGTAATGAGAGGAGTTTTTTATCGGCTCCTTGCTCTCTAGCGTGTTCAATCAATTCATCCTTACCAGCAGGATAATCAACGCCTTTCAAATGTTTTTGGAGTTCAACTGGATTGGCTTTAGTCATTTTTATCCACCGCTTCAGGTTTTTTACATCTTCACAAGTGAATTGATTAACTCCCTCTATCAGAAAGATGAATAAATGTTAATAGAAAAAATAAAAATTCATCCAGTTGATTCATCCACTTGGTTGATGTAAAAATTGTGAGATAAAATCTCAAATTTCATCTATTTTAATTTGCTTTCTAGGCGGTATGTCTAAAAATCTCACTCATCAACTAGAATTGTCATAGCTGTGGAGACATGATCAAAATAATTGAGAATACTTTATAATATAAGAACTAAAAAATAACAGAACTTACCGAAACCATTGATTTTTGCTCTCTGTAAGTTCTAAGTAAATTCTAAGTAATATTTTTCAACCCAATGATGTGAAAGCTATGTCCCATCGGGGAAATAATGCGGTAGAAGCAGGACATATATATACAGCAACGGGCAGAATTAGTGCTGAGATGTTGCGTTCGGAAATCTATCGAGCTTGGGAAAGATCCCATTTGCAGGGGGCTAATAACCATGCTCTTCAAGCAGAGAAACTATCCAGTTTAGAGACTGAACGTTTAGTAGAACAACATAGTGATCTAATTAATGTAGCTACTCCCTACTTCCGAACCCTATCACAGGCTGCTGGTAGAGATCATCATGCGGTGATGTTAAGCGATCGCCGAGGTATTCT includes:
- a CDS encoding AAA family ATPase, with product MLQRLIINGFKSIKTMDIELRPLNILIGANGAGKSNLISFFKMLNEMMAGRLQQYIGISGYAQSLLHFGPKITPQIEAQLEFEFLDGNYTYNLRLFHAAGDTLIFAEETLTLEDIISWKNEALFPTEDSLGAGHQETKINEASERGMQTSQVIKFLLNRCRVYHFHDTSSTAAVRQSCYVGDNHSLMPDAGNLAALLLRFRADHNIAYQRIVKTIRLIAPFFDDFDLEPRANNVILNWREKGSDQVFGSHQFSDGTLRAICLATLLLQPDKELPKLIIVDEPELGLHPYALNIVAAMFGKASYHTQILISTQSTSFLDNFNPEDVIVVDRVGKESQFKRLNPEELETWLEEYSLGEIWEKNIISGGPH
- a CDS encoding DUF4276 family protein, coding for MIRLYLFAEGQTEQTFADNILKQHLAQYDIFLDKIILIAHARKKGKAHRGGGRKYEPMKDDILRFLKQEKGSNVFFTTMIDLYAIAPEFPGLNESEKFRQNPAQRLDFLEKSFIEDIGDRRFIPYIQLHEYEAYLFSNPTCFEFLYDNCSDQVAILKAIAEQYETPELINDGMETAPSKRIIDQFPAYEKAKVADGSQLAELIGLETIRSKCPHFNSWLSRLESLNEEVRIVN
- a CDS encoding glycosyltransferase family 2 protein, producing the protein MINHQSPITNHQLPITNYQSPIIDVSIVVPIKDEVESLPLLLEAIASTLEKSEVSYEIICVDDGSTDGSAEFLKEQAQLRPDLKAVILRRNYGQTAAMAAGFNYATGKAIVTLDADLQNDPADIPMLLAKLDEGYDLVSGWRKNRQDGAVNRLLPSKIANWLIRRSTSVYIHDYGCSLKAYRSELVADMNLYGELHRFLPALAYIEGARITELPVRHHARRFGQSKYGISRTFRVLMDLLTILFMKKFLTRPMHVFGLLGLISIVSGVGIGIYLTFVKLVFHTDIGNRPLLILAVLLLVAGVQLFCFGLLAELLMRTYHESQGRPIYRVREVVAKNVK
- a CDS encoding MFS transporter — encoded protein: MKAFDTFDPDLRRNLLILFAAGLFFWSSLASLLPTLPLYIESIGATKQEIGIVMGSFAIGMLVFRPQVGVLADRRGRKIVLLIGMSVAAIAPLGYLVVKSLLPLMLIRAFHGISIAAFATGYIALVGDLAPEHRRGEVIGYMSLVNPIGVALGPALGGYLQATAGYTPLFISSAVLGFLGLLCILPIVNPPIFEQPPKTDDDRFWQLLISPRVRVPAIVLLLIGLALGSVHTFIALYIKSTGVDLNAGLFFTAAAISSFTIRLVAGRASDKYGRGLFVTFSLVAYTLAMIFIWQANSALTFLLGAFIEGAASGTAIPMISAMMTDRALPHERGRIFGVSLMGFDVGLVIAGPVVGFVAEQIGYRSTFGFATGLTVLAILIFITQSSRNLPNSLRFALGQGEDFYALKK
- the moaC gene encoding cyclic pyranopterin monophosphate synthase MoaC produces the protein MQDNFLNSSQLTHLNPQGEAQMVDVSGKIATVREAVARGQVRMLPATFAAIEAGNTPKGDVLATAKLAGIMAAKQTSNLIPLCHPLPLQKITVEVTPDIELPGYQIYATVKTKAETGVEMEALTAVSIAALTLYDMAKALEKSIQIESISLVSKTGGKSGDYTNLEF
- a CDS encoding DUF2795 domain-containing protein translates to MTKANPVELQKHLKGVDYPAGKDELIEHAREQGADKKLLSLLEQLPEEEEYESPTDLNKAIGEIQ